In Exiguobacterium sp. 9-2, the genomic window CTGAATAAGTGCATAATCCATCATCTTTTCCCGCTTTCCCCAAACGATAAGCGTGACGAAACAGATAGGATACGAATACACTGTTTTGCCTGAATTGTCTCACTTCTTTTTTTATATATGAGACAGCACTTTACCATTCAACCGCAAATCATTTGATGAGTCAAATATTATTTATATTACAAGAATAATAAAAGAGCAACCGACAAGTCGGCTGCTCAAGATTGCATCTGTTTTGATTCGATGATCGTAATTCCAGGCGGCGCATGTAGCGTTTCATGAATCATCGCCGCAGCGACTTGACCGGCTTCGATCGGAGCGATGGCACTGCGTTTTAATAACGGTCGTAACACCGTCGAAATTTTCGCAGCTGCCTGTTCGCCTAAACGAAACTCGTCTCTTTCTCCTAACAAGAGCGAAGGTCTGAAAATTAGTAATGCATCGTATCCTAGTACGCGTAGTCCATTTTCCGTATCCCCTTTTACGCGATTGTAGAAGGTTTTGGCATTCGGATGGGCACCAAGAGCTGAAATCAAAGCAAAACGTGTCGCACCGAGATCTAACAGTTCACGACCAAGTTCAACCGGATACGTATAATCAACTAGACGGAATGCATCTTGCGAGCCTGCTTGTTTAATCGTCGTACCTAGTGCACAGTAGACGTGATCAACGACAGGCAATTCGATTTCTGTCACACGATCAAAATCAATCACCCATTCTTCAAGTTTCGGATGAAAACGGCGTATCGGTCGGCGAACAAGAACATGTACCTCGCTATATGCCTCTTCTGCCAACAAACGGTCTACGAGTTCTTGGCCAACTAGACCGGATGCTCCTAAAATGGCTGCTCTCATATGTTTCTCCCTCCTTCATGCTGTCGACCGATTGGTACGAAATAGGAACGATTCCCAGTAATCCGTTCTCCAGCACGTACACCAATCGCACTCGGTCTTCCACCTAAAATAAAAACACCGTACATATACGCGACGTCTCCCTCTTCTTGAAGTGGATACGTCGGTAATTCTCGATACGCTTGATAGACAGCCGGTTGATCAAGAAACGTATGCTGTTCATTCTTTAGCAGCACTTCTCCCTGTCCGTCATGGACCGTTACAGTGTCCCCTTCGCGTCCAAAGATCGGTTTCTTGACGAACGGTTGTCGGCTTGAGATGAATGCATCTTCTGATAAGTATGTCGGTAAAAAATAACGTGCAATCATCGTATGATCCATTTCGCTCAAGTATGGATGCTTGGTTTCGTGTAACATCCAGATCAACGCAAGAACCGACTTGGCTTGCATTAAAAAAGCGGACGGTGGATTGATGATTTCTAGCCGCCCCGTCTCGACAAGTTGCAACAATAACTGTCCTAGGTTTCGCCCCTCTTCATCCCGGTCCAGCAAAGCCATCTCGATTGGAAAGGTTTGCCGATATAAAATATCAATTCTTTTACCTGTCTCATCGTACAAGCCCTCTTCCGGGCGAATCTCTAGTGCATCAAGCGGACAATAGACCGCGCTACTCCAGAACGACTGCAAATACTCAGACGTCAGCCGATCTTCGATATGGTCGCCATGTGAAGTGAAGACAACATGCGGATCCTGCTTCGTCCGATATGTCGCTGCTTCGATTGCACGACGGACAGCTTCCTTGAGCCATTCGTTTTCTCCATCATTGACACGTTTAAATCCTTGTTTCTCTGCTACGACATCGTTGACTTCAAATACTTCCTTAATGAAGGTCGGCGTATCGGCATTCCATTCCATGAGTGAAATGCGATCAGCCGTCACAATGAAATCAAAGCGCCCGATGACGGTCAGCGGTCGCATCGTCTCGAGTCGTAAGAAGGCAAGACTTTCGACTGGGAAGCCAAGTTCAAGTAGTGCCTGATCATCCATTGAGCGAAGAATCGGAAGTACTTTTTCAAATATCCGATACACTTCTTGCGCCGCGATATGCAGTTGATCGATTCGTTTGTCCGAGATCGGCATGATTTCCGTGACAGCGTACGGTTCCCCGTCTAGCACATCCCAAAAACGATCGATGTCTCCATAAAAGGTCTGTCGTTTATTCATCCGCCGAAAAAGCCGGAGGACGAGCCCGTTCCGAATCCTTTTGTTTTCGTATTGTAACTCTTTACTTTTTTCGATTTCGGCGTATATCCTTTCGTTCGCATCGCACTGTGCATCAAGGCACGTGAAGCGAAATAACTACCACCCCAGTAATAGTAGCCTGAATGAGTCGACGAACTATCATCACAGTACCAGACACCTTCATCGTTATCATATTCATAGTCATCACAATCCGGATCATCTGGTCGTTCCGCTCGCGCATCATCCGATCCACACCCACTTAATGTCGTTCCGATCAACAGTGTCGCAGCTAGTGTAGCTTGTTTCATCCAATTCACCTTCTCAGTCCCCTTTCCTTTTACTCTCGTTATGGATAGTATACGCTTTTTCGAAGAGAAAAGTTTCTTTGTTCTGCCGGAACTTTTTTTATCAAAATGTGGTAATAGTATCTATAGAATGAAAAGGAGGATTTACGCATGTCACTTGCCTACTATGTTGAAGAAAATAGTGAATTCCAGCCGATCTATCAATATGATCGTTATGCGATCGAACCGGAAGAAATCATCGCCCACCAACTCTGCGAATTCCATATCATCGAAGGACATCAATACGAGCTTCGTTCCAATGAGATGGCAGGTGAATACGATCAATTGATTGTCGACCACATCAAAGCATCACCGCGTGCGACGGAAGAACGTGTTTATCCACCGCATCAAATTCATATTGAATTCAGACAGTATCTATCCGACAGCGCCCAACCGCTTTTAAAGACATCAACGGTTCCAAATCACATCCAAGCGATGCGTTTTTTGATCAAAGACAAGATTGAAGTCGAAGGACACGGTATTTTTGAGCGTGACAGCTGTGAAATTGATATCGATCGGAATTGTTATGTCGTCTATCTTGCAGATACACTTTGAGATGTAAAATCGAGTCTCTTCATTTCCAAGAGACGTTTTTTTTGGCATACTAGAAGGTAAGAACGAATCAATCGAGGTGAACGAACATGAGTGAACAAC contains:
- a CDS encoding glutathionylspermidine synthase family protein translates to MNKRQTFYGDIDRFWDVLDGEPYAVTEIMPISDKRIDQLHIAAQEVYRIFEKVLPILRSMDDQALLELGFPVESLAFLRLETMRPLTVIGRFDFIVTADRISLMEWNADTPTFIKEVFEVNDVVAEKQGFKRVNDGENEWLKEAVRRAIEAATYRTKQDPHVVFTSHGDHIEDRLTSEYLQSFWSSAVYCPLDALEIRPEEGLYDETGKRIDILYRQTFPIEMALLDRDEEGRNLGQLLLQLVETGRLEIINPPSAFLMQAKSVLALIWMLHETKHPYLSEMDHTMIARYFLPTYLSEDAFISSRQPFVKKPIFGREGDTVTVHDGQGEVLLKNEQHTFLDQPAVYQAYRELPTYPLQEEGDVAYMYGVFILGGRPSAIGVRAGERITGNRSYFVPIGRQHEGGRNI